The Thermus hydrothermalis genome window below encodes:
- a CDS encoding phospholipase D-like domain-containing protein, translating into MRLLPEASWLQFNRRVLRQSERPDFPLLERFRFLAIWNRNLDEFFAARIAKIFLKGRGDAAHLALLEEARAQSLYAAKRYCALLKEAAPTLQVLAAEALDELDWMYFRVYLAEVVAPRTDLIPWEAVGDLSHGALYFASPKHLVRLPQDLPRLLPVPGREGTFVRLGALVRARSDLFLPEEAPLYEFRVLRLLESERARADWDELAQALEGRQEGVPTLLVAEEGFPEAWLEGLRQGLDLLPEEVFRLPPPLNLTLVETLVEAGPSGWRFPPLKPARPKAFLKNPLGRLRQEDLLLYHPFEDYGAVERFAEAALLPGVVEVYATLYRIGEENPLAEALLEAARRGKRVHVLLEGRARFDELQNLRWYLRFLRAGVEVLPLSERKVHAKALLLLTREGGFVHLGTGNYNPQNGRLYTDFSLFTAREEVVRDVHAFFRAVREGSFPGLALLRTGEAIRTLLVESILAEAHPKGRVILKFNHLTDPEVLSALVEAAEAGARVDLLVRSTLTLLHPAFHAKSLVARFLEHARVAAFRAGGAWKVYLTSADAMPRNFQQPGSGARVPDHTAVVVGRGGRAPSRRKAAKPTHLAILCLCRPSPFVAPSSLPPHKRRHWRPRCNCLLRVATMPLG; encoded by the coding sequence ATGCGCCTCCTCCCCGAAGCGAGCTGGCTCCAGTTTAACCGGAGGGTGCTCCGGCAAAGCGAGCGACCCGACTTTCCCCTTCTGGAGAGATTTCGCTTTCTTGCCATCTGGAACCGCAACCTGGACGAGTTCTTCGCAGCCCGCATCGCCAAGATCTTTCTGAAGGGGCGCGGGGATGCGGCCCACCTGGCCCTTTTGGAAGAGGCGAGGGCCCAGTCCCTCTATGCGGCGAAGCGCTACTGCGCCCTTCTCAAGGAAGCGGCCCCAACGCTCCAGGTCCTCGCCGCCGAGGCCCTGGACGAGCTGGACTGGATGTACTTCCGCGTCTATCTGGCGGAGGTGGTGGCCCCCCGCACGGACCTCATCCCGTGGGAGGCGGTGGGCGACCTCTCCCACGGGGCCCTTTACTTCGCCTCGCCCAAGCACTTGGTGCGGCTTCCCCAGGACCTGCCCCGCCTCCTCCCGGTGCCGGGAAGGGAGGGTACCTTCGTGCGGCTTGGGGCCTTGGTGCGGGCGCGGAGCGACCTCTTCCTGCCCGAGGAGGCGCCCTTGTACGAGTTCCGGGTCTTGCGCCTTTTGGAAAGCGAGCGGGCCCGGGCGGACTGGGATGAGTTGGCCCAGGCCCTCGAGGGGCGGCAGGAGGGGGTGCCCACCCTCCTGGTGGCCGAGGAGGGCTTCCCGGAGGCCTGGCTCGAGGGCCTACGCCAGGGCCTGGACCTTCTCCCCGAGGAGGTGTTCCGGCTTCCCCCGCCCCTGAACCTCACCCTGGTGGAAACCCTAGTGGAGGCGGGGCCTTCAGGGTGGCGTTTTCCTCCCCTTAAGCCTGCCCGCCCCAAGGCCTTCCTGAAAAACCCCCTAGGGCGATTGCGGCAAGAAGACCTCCTCCTCTACCACCCCTTTGAGGACTACGGCGCCGTGGAACGGTTCGCCGAGGCGGCCCTCCTCCCCGGGGTGGTGGAGGTCTACGCCACCCTTTACCGCATCGGGGAGGAAAACCCCTTGGCGGAGGCCCTCCTGGAAGCGGCCCGGCGGGGAAAGCGGGTGCATGTGCTCCTGGAAGGACGGGCCCGGTTTGACGAGTTGCAGAACCTCCGGTGGTACCTGCGTTTCCTGAGGGCGGGGGTGGAGGTGCTACCCCTTTCCGAGCGCAAGGTTCACGCCAAGGCCCTGCTCCTCTTGACCCGGGAAGGGGGCTTCGTCCATCTGGGCACCGGCAACTACAACCCGCAGAATGGGCGGCTCTACACGGACTTTTCCCTCTTCACCGCCCGGGAGGAGGTGGTGCGGGACGTCCACGCCTTCTTCCGTGCTGTGCGGGAGGGGAGTTTCCCCGGCCTCGCCCTGTTGCGCACGGGGGAGGCCATCCGGACCCTCCTGGTGGAGTCCATCCTGGCGGAGGCCCATCCCAAGGGCCGGGTAATCCTCAAGTTCAACCACCTTACCGACCCCGAGGTGCTCTCCGCCCTGGTGGAGGCGGCGGAGGCGGGGGCCCGGGTGGACCTTCTGGTGCGGAGCACCCTGACCCTACTCCACCCCGCTTTCCACGCCAAAAGCCTGGTGGCCCGCTTCCTGGAACACGCCCGGGTGGCCGCTTTCCGGGCGGGGGGCGCCTGGAAGGTCTACCTCACCAGCGCCGACGCCATGCCCCGGAACTTTCAACAACCGGGGTCTGGGGCAAGAGTCCCCGACCATACTGCGGTAGTGGTTGGTCGGGGAGGTAGAGCCCCAAGCCGCCGCAAGGCGGCTAAACCCACTCACCTTGCTATACTTTGTTTGTGCAGACCCTCACCCTTCGTTGCACCCTCAAGCCTACCGCCGCACAAGAGGCGGCATTGGAGGCCACGGTGCAACTGTTTACTAAGGGTTGCAACCATGCCCTTAGGATAG
- a CDS encoding arsenate reductase (azurin) large subunit, with translation MALIPRKDQLPIPPKNAKVYNQVCQYCNVGCGYKVYVWPVGEQGGPKPNQNAFGLDFTSPQPPLAGQSYTETMHAITVGKDGRQYHVVIVPAKDSPINRGDYSIRGGTNALTVWSLDRGTQDRLTYPLLRVGDQFQAITWQDALTLMAGVIKGIRDRDGNDDNIAVKCYDHGGSGQGFEDNYAAGKLFFSALSVKHIAIHNRPAYNSEVWGSRERGVHELNYTYEDARLADTIVLWGANSYETATVFYVEHMLPNLQGATVAEKQAAFERGEPAEPGYMIVIDPRKTSSYTLAAQVAPDRVMLLQPNLGTDYILANAIARVVWERGYYDMAYLQARTDMALFEEYKQKSLKLGVPYAEFMREVERITGVPRAQIEKAADWIAKPKAGRFKRRTLTIYEKGIIWNMKNYDQVAAIVQLAVLTHNIGRPGTGCGRQGGHQEGYVRPPAPTPGSIYRGGPPVNVDKFLTDGKGKFYWVIANDPYLSTPNNQVFRKRIHERTEKLTKALGEGGEPGTIQERVQKILDILYKDPDALFLVVQDIYMTETARDAHLILPAAGWGEANETSINCNSRLLRLYEKFMDPPGEAKPDWEIFKWVGLRIAELYRAEGKHQEAAKFEFGKNWRTDEDVFLAGAEEFADNRVSEEDEAKLEAENYKGVTYKLLKELGQKGIQTPVRRDPKTGKLVGTVRRYTYKFGTEDGKFKWYGTDDWEGYPQEVAKYLEGEKAQKYPFWVTTGRAQTIWQTAYHDRHLPEKAMALPLPYVEVNPEDAKRLGLQSGDLVEVYNEEGNGTFVVYVTDAVKPGMLFLVMYHWRGTSNSLVSGYTDPKTTIPWYKGTRAAIRKVAGAIPSVQQTASFLQQNKFD, from the coding sequence ATGGCGCTTATCCCTCGCAAGGACCAGCTCCCCATTCCCCCGAAAAACGCCAAGGTCTACAACCAGGTCTGCCAGTACTGCAATGTGGGGTGCGGCTACAAGGTGTACGTCTGGCCCGTGGGCGAGCAGGGCGGCCCTAAGCCCAACCAGAACGCCTTTGGCCTGGACTTCACGAGCCCCCAGCCGCCCCTCGCCGGGCAGAGCTACACCGAAACCATGCACGCCATCACCGTGGGCAAGGACGGCCGCCAGTACCACGTGGTCATCGTCCCCGCCAAGGACAGCCCCATCAACCGGGGCGACTACTCCATCCGGGGCGGTACCAACGCCCTCACGGTGTGGAGCCTGGACCGGGGCACCCAAGACCGCCTCACCTATCCTCTCCTCCGGGTGGGGGACCAGTTCCAGGCCATCACCTGGCAGGACGCCCTCACCCTCATGGCCGGGGTCATCAAGGGCATTCGCGATCGGGACGGCAACGACGACAACATCGCCGTGAAGTGCTACGACCACGGGGGCTCAGGCCAGGGCTTTGAGGACAACTACGCCGCCGGCAAGCTCTTCTTCTCCGCCCTGTCCGTGAAGCACATCGCCATCCACAACCGCCCGGCCTACAACTCCGAGGTCTGGGGTAGCCGGGAGCGGGGCGTGCACGAGCTCAACTACACCTACGAGGACGCCCGCCTGGCCGACACCATCGTCCTCTGGGGGGCCAACTCCTACGAAACCGCCACAGTCTTCTACGTGGAGCACATGCTCCCCAACCTGCAAGGGGCCACGGTGGCGGAGAAACAGGCGGCTTTTGAGCGGGGGGAGCCCGCCGAGCCCGGGTACATGATCGTCATTGACCCCAGGAAGACGAGCTCCTACACCCTGGCGGCCCAGGTGGCTCCCGACCGGGTCATGCTCCTCCAGCCCAACCTGGGCACGGATTACATCCTGGCCAACGCCATCGCCCGCGTGGTCTGGGAACGGGGCTATTACGATATGGCTTACCTCCAGGCCCGCACGGACATGGCCCTCTTTGAGGAGTACAAGCAAAAAAGCCTCAAGCTCGGGGTACCCTACGCCGAGTTCATGCGGGAGGTGGAGCGCATCACGGGTGTGCCCCGTGCCCAGATTGAGAAGGCCGCCGACTGGATTGCCAAGCCCAAGGCGGGCCGGTTCAAGCGCCGCACCCTCACCATCTACGAGAAGGGCATCATCTGGAACATGAAGAACTACGACCAGGTGGCGGCCATCGTGCAGCTCGCCGTCCTCACCCACAACATCGGCCGCCCCGGCACCGGGTGCGGCCGTCAGGGCGGGCACCAGGAGGGGTACGTGCGTCCTCCCGCCCCCACGCCCGGCTCCATCTACCGCGGCGGGCCCCCGGTGAACGTGGACAAGTTCCTCACCGACGGTAAAGGCAAGTTCTACTGGGTGATCGCCAACGACCCCTACCTCTCCACGCCCAACAACCAGGTCTTCCGCAAGCGGATCCACGAGCGCACGGAGAAGCTCACCAAGGCCCTGGGCGAGGGCGGGGAGCCCGGGACCATCCAGGAAAGGGTGCAGAAGATCCTGGATATCCTCTACAAGGATCCCGACGCCCTCTTCCTGGTGGTCCAGGACATCTACATGACGGAAACCGCCCGGGACGCCCACCTCATCCTGCCCGCCGCCGGCTGGGGCGAGGCCAACGAAACCTCCATCAACTGCAATAGCCGCCTCCTCCGCCTCTACGAGAAGTTCATGGACCCGCCCGGGGAGGCCAAGCCCGACTGGGAGATCTTCAAGTGGGTGGGCCTGCGCATCGCCGAGCTCTACCGGGCGGAGGGTAAGCACCAGGAGGCTGCCAAGTTTGAGTTCGGCAAGAACTGGCGGACGGACGAGGACGTCTTCCTGGCGGGGGCCGAGGAGTTTGCCGACAACCGCGTGAGCGAGGAGGACGAGGCCAAGCTGGAGGCGGAGAACTACAAGGGCGTCACCTACAAGCTCCTGAAGGAGCTGGGCCAAAAGGGCATCCAGACCCCCGTGCGCCGCGACCCCAAGACCGGGAAGCTCGTGGGCACGGTGCGCCGCTACACCTACAAGTTCGGCACCGAAGACGGCAAGTTCAAGTGGTACGGCACGGACGACTGGGAGGGCTACCCGCAGGAGGTGGCCAAGTACCTGGAAGGGGAGAAGGCGCAGAAGTACCCCTTCTGGGTCACCACCGGCCGGGCCCAGACCATCTGGCAGACCGCCTACCACGATCGGCACCTGCCGGAGAAGGCCATGGCCCTGCCCCTCCCCTACGTGGAGGTGAACCCCGAGGACGCCAAGCGCCTAGGCCTCCAGTCCGGGGACCTGGTGGAGGTCTACAACGAGGAGGGGAACGGGACCTTCGTTGTGTACGTCACGGATGCCGTGAAGCCGGGGATGCTCTTCCTCGTCATGTACCACTGGCGGGGCACCTCCAACTCCCTAGTTTCCGGCTACACCGATCCCAAGACCACTATCCCCTGGTACAAGGGCACCCGGGCCGCCATCCGCAAGGTGGCGGGGGCCATCCCCTCGGTGCAGCAGACGGCGAGCTTCCTGCAGCAGAACAAGTTTGACTAG
- a CDS encoding RNA-guided endonuclease InsQ/TnpB family protein, giving the protein MQTLTLRCTLKPTAAQEAALEATVQLFTKGCNHALRIAKEKGEFRKFRLQRLVYRDLRAMGLSANLAIQAIFRVARRKGSRAKFYRPTSCTFDQRTLSLRGESVSLTTVSGRMVIPMKLGNYQRDLLQRAKSVQGGVLTKGPRGKWYIHLYLRIETPEPPSGEGKVVGVDLGQKALATLSTGVQFSGGFLKGKRLHYLEKRAEVRSKLDCPSERTKGVKRLWARLTGREARFVKHALHTLTRRIVDSLEPGDILAIEDLTGLRERTTKRGAKERHLHNLWPYARLRSLLEYKAALKGVQVVAVDPKYTSQECPRCGHTARENRRSQALFRCQRCG; this is encoded by the coding sequence GTGCAGACCCTCACCCTTCGTTGCACCCTCAAGCCTACCGCCGCACAAGAGGCGGCATTGGAGGCCACGGTGCAACTGTTTACTAAGGGTTGCAACCATGCCCTTAGGATAGCTAAAGAGAAGGGGGAGTTTCGCAAGTTCAGGTTGCAACGTCTGGTTTACCGGGACCTCCGGGCGATGGGACTCTCGGCCAACCTGGCGATACAAGCTATCTTCCGTGTGGCCCGAAGGAAGGGTAGTCGGGCCAAGTTCTACCGACCCACCTCCTGTACCTTTGACCAGCGCACCCTGTCCCTGCGGGGTGAGTCGGTTTCGCTGACCACGGTATCTGGCCGGATGGTCATCCCGATGAAGCTGGGCAACTACCAGCGGGACCTTCTGCAACGGGCTAAGAGCGTCCAAGGCGGGGTGCTCACCAAAGGGCCGAGGGGTAAATGGTACATCCACCTTTATCTCCGCATAGAAACCCCTGAGCCCCCTAGCGGTGAGGGCAAGGTGGTAGGGGTTGACCTGGGACAGAAGGCGCTCGCTACCCTCTCCACCGGGGTGCAGTTTTCCGGCGGCTTCCTCAAGGGGAAGCGCTTGCACTACCTGGAGAAGCGGGCCGAAGTACGGAGCAAGCTGGATTGCCCTTCCGAACGCACCAAAGGGGTGAAGCGCCTTTGGGCACGGCTTACGGGAAGGGAGGCCCGCTTTGTAAAACATGCCCTGCACACCCTGACGAGGCGGATCGTGGACAGCCTGGAGCCTGGGGACATCCTGGCGATAGAAGACCTGACGGGTCTCAGAGAACGAACTACCAAGCGAGGGGCTAAGGAAAGGCACCTGCATAACCTCTGGCCCTATGCCCGCCTGCGCTCCCTTTTGGAGTATAAGGCGGCGCTCAAGGGAGTTCAGGTGGTAGCCGTTGATCCCAAGTATACCAGCCAGGAATGCCCCCGGTGCGGCCACACGGCCAGGGAGAACCGCAGGAGCCAGGCCCTTTTCCGGTGTCAGCGGTGTGGC
- a CDS encoding YbjN domain-containing protein, protein MRWALAGMALLAPVLGQEVRTEITPQGMEGLLGSLGWKYQQVFNWGVSVEYEVEVEGQKFRLFLADCQGREPRCQSLLLKVRPDLAEGPSLNHIAKVLAWNREYRFSRAYLDEGFYPVLEADLLLEGGVTDRAIVAFLLMFLESWQEFYAYMGGGLSGEER, encoded by the coding sequence ATGCGGTGGGCCCTGGCCGGAATGGCCCTCCTGGCCCCTGTCCTGGGCCAGGAGGTGCGCACGGAAATCACCCCCCAGGGCATGGAGGGGCTTCTCGGGTCTTTGGGCTGGAAGTACCAGCAGGTCTTCAACTGGGGAGTTTCCGTGGAGTACGAGGTGGAGGTGGAGGGGCAGAAGTTCCGCCTTTTCCTGGCGGACTGCCAGGGGAGGGAGCCCCGTTGCCAAAGCCTTCTCCTCAAGGTCCGGCCCGATTTGGCCGAGGGTCCTTCCTTGAACCACATCGCCAAGGTCCTGGCGTGGAACCGGGAGTACCGCTTCAGCCGGGCCTACCTGGACGAGGGGTTTTACCCCGTGCTGGAGGCGGACCTGCTGCTGGAAGGAGGTGTGACGGACAGGGCCATCGTGGCGTTCCTGCTCATGTTCCTGGAAAGCTGGCAGGAGTTTTACGCCTACATGGGTGGCGGTCTGAGTGGGGAGGAGAGATGA
- a CDS encoding ArsR/SmtB family transcription factor, which yields MRKKDLLESRLLALAHPARVAMVRLLAELPDEHTARDPRCGTAFGVCFCHLKERTGLSGPTVSHHLKILREAGLVEGIRVGRWTYFRLRPGALEGLAQELLALARQAERTLERAV from the coding sequence ATGCGCAAGAAGGATCTCTTGGAAAGCCGCCTATTGGCCCTAGCCCACCCGGCGCGGGTGGCCATGGTACGGCTGCTCGCCGAGCTTCCGGACGAGCACACCGCCCGCGACCCCCGGTGCGGCACTGCCTTTGGCGTTTGCTTCTGCCACCTGAAGGAGAGGACGGGCCTTTCTGGGCCCACGGTGAGCCACCACCTGAAGATCCTGCGGGAAGCGGGCCTGGTGGAGGGGATACGGGTGGGCCGCTGGACCTATTTCCGCCTGCGGCCGGGGGCCCTCGAGGGCCTCGCCCAGGAACTCCTGGCCCTGGCGCGCCAGGCGGAACGGACGCTGGAGCGGGCGGTGTAG
- a CDS encoding SixA phosphatase family protein, with protein MELFLVRHALALPPEGEGEKADDERPLAPKGVRRFRKVVRGLKALGVSLNLILTSPKRRALETASLLAEGLGGEVRLTPHLLGPPGRALLDELPQEGRVALVGHEPFLSALLALLLFGDLMGASVEEMVYERLAFKKGGVAWLKGEARPGGLVLRAFLPPKVFRV; from the coding sequence ATGGAGCTTTTCCTGGTCCGCCACGCCCTGGCCTTGCCGCCTGAAGGGGAAGGGGAAAAGGCGGACGACGAGCGGCCCCTAGCCCCCAAAGGCGTGCGGCGCTTTCGCAAGGTGGTCCGGGGCTTGAAGGCGCTTGGGGTTTCCCTGAACCTGATCCTCACGAGCCCCAAGCGGCGGGCCTTGGAAACCGCAAGCCTCCTCGCCGAAGGCCTTGGCGGAGAGGTCCGCCTCACGCCGCACCTCCTGGGCCCTCCTGGCCGGGCGCTTCTGGACGAGTTGCCCCAGGAGGGGAGGGTGGCTTTGGTGGGGCACGAGCCCTTCCTCTCGGCCCTGTTGGCCCTGCTCCTCTTCGGGGACCTCATGGGGGCTTCCGTGGAGGAGATGGTTTACGAGCGCTTGGCCTTTAAGAAGGGTGGGGTGGCTTGGCTAAAGGGGGAGGCCAGGCCCGGCGGGCTAGTCCTCCGGGCGTTTTTGCCGCCCAAGGTCTTCCGGGTGTAG
- a CDS encoding YbgA family protein — MEGSWPKPRLVVSACLGFAAVRYSGELIPDKVVAALREHVDFVPVCPEVEIGLGVPRPTVRLVRGEGGSRMVQPRTGEDLTERMRAFSERFLGGLGPVEGFILKNRSPTCALKDAKVYARAEEGGVVGRGPGLFAEAVEKAFPLLPKEDEGRLSSARIRAHFFTRIFALARLRRMADLAGLMAFHARYKLLLLAYHQGGARRLGRLLAEAKGRPFSEVLRAYEEGFLLATRLPFRLGPMADALLHAFGYFKKALTPKEKAHFLGLLSGFREERVPLEAPLALLRSWALRQDERYLLDQALFAPYPEALMSLASS, encoded by the coding sequence GTGGAAGGTTCTTGGCCCAAGCCCCGCCTGGTGGTGAGCGCCTGCCTGGGCTTCGCCGCCGTGCGCTACTCCGGGGAGCTCATCCCCGACAAGGTGGTGGCGGCCCTGAGGGAGCATGTGGACTTCGTTCCCGTCTGCCCGGAGGTGGAGATCGGCCTCGGGGTGCCGAGGCCCACGGTGCGCCTGGTGCGGGGGGAGGGGGGCTCGAGGATGGTCCAGCCCCGGACGGGGGAGGACCTCACGGAGAGGATGCGGGCCTTCAGCGAGCGCTTCCTTGGGGGCTTGGGTCCGGTGGAGGGGTTTATTCTGAAAAACCGCTCCCCCACCTGCGCCCTGAAGGACGCTAAGGTCTATGCCCGGGCGGAGGAGGGCGGGGTGGTGGGCCGGGGCCCGGGCCTCTTTGCTGAGGCGGTGGAGAAGGCCTTCCCCCTCCTGCCCAAGGAGGACGAGGGGCGGCTTTCCAGCGCCCGCATCCGCGCCCACTTCTTCACCCGCATCTTCGCCCTGGCGAGGCTCCGCCGGATGGCGGACCTGGCGGGCCTCATGGCCTTCCACGCCCGCTACAAGCTGCTCCTCCTCGCCTACCACCAAGGCGGGGCGCGCCGTCTCGGGCGGCTCCTTGCCGAGGCCAAGGGGAGGCCCTTTTCCGAGGTGCTCCGGGCCTACGAGGAGGGCTTCCTCCTCGCCACGCGGCTTCCCTTCCGCTTGGGCCCCATGGCGGACGCCCTCCTCCACGCCTTTGGCTACTTCAAGAAGGCCTTGACCCCCAAGGAAAAGGCGCACTTCCTCGGGCTCCTTTCCGGCTTCCGGGAGGAGCGGGTGCCCCTCGAGGCCCCCCTCGCCCTCCTCCGCTCCTGGGCCCTGCGCCAAGACGAGCGCTACCTCCTGGACCAGGCCCTCTTTGCGCCCTACCCCGAGGCCCTCATGAGCCTGGCGAGCTCCTAG
- a CDS encoding polyphosphate kinase has protein sequence MVRVVYNRFELLFPVLDKEAKRKVLKVLKRQIRDDRNGFLLLPEGERILWGGRHDAQRPLG, from the coding sequence TTGGTTAGGGTAGTTTACAACCGATTTGAGCTCCTTTTCCCCGTATTGGACAAGGAGGCGAAACGCAAGGTGCTCAAGGTCCTGAAGCGGCAGATAAGGGACGACCGCAACGGCTTCCTCCTCCTTCCTGAGGGGGAGCGCATCCTTTGGGGAGGCCGCCACGATGCCCAGCGCCCGCTCGGGTAG
- a CDS encoding arsenate reductase (azurin) small subunit: MTQTLTRRRFVQLSAAATALFAAGGKAQLWYAPSLTYPAVKVANVAQVRTGEPITFNYPDASAPAILVKLGRPALGGVGKDRDIVAFSALCTHMGCPVQYEKGRFICRCHYSMFDPAKAGQTYQGLASSWLPQIPLRIDGKGDIYAVAVQGLIWGRVKNV; this comes from the coding sequence ATGACGCAAACATTAACCCGTAGGCGGTTTGTGCAGCTCTCGGCGGCAGCCACCGCCCTTTTCGCCGCCGGGGGCAAGGCCCAGCTCTGGTACGCCCCAAGCCTCACCTACCCGGCGGTGAAGGTGGCCAACGTCGCCCAGGTGCGGACGGGGGAGCCCATCACCTTCAACTACCCGGACGCCTCGGCCCCCGCCATCCTGGTGAAGCTGGGCCGGCCGGCCTTGGGCGGGGTAGGGAAGGACCGGGACATCGTGGCCTTCTCCGCCCTTTGCACCCACATGGGCTGCCCCGTGCAGTACGAGAAGGGGCGCTTTATCTGCCGGTGCCACTACTCCATGTTTGACCCCGCCAAGGCGGGCCAGACCTACCAGGGCCTGGCCAGCTCCTGGCTCCCGCAGATCCCCTTGCGCATTGACGGCAAGGGGGACATCTACGCCGTGGCGGTGCAAGGCCTCATCTGGGGCCGGGTGAAGAATGTCTAG